The Candidatus Zixiibacteriota bacterium genome contains the following window.
TGGTGCTGCCCTCGGCCATAGGCGCGAGCGATTTGGCCTACAGCAGGTTGAACCTAATAGGATGGATCTGTCATCTTTCCGGCGCTGCGTTGGTTGTTGCGGCGATCGAGCTCGGCGCCTACGACGGCGGCTGGACCATGCTGATGCCTCCCCCGGCCGGATCGAGCGCCTTTCAATTGCTCGTCGCAGGACTACTGCTGCTTTGTCTATCCACCGGACTGATGCACTTCGTGATCGCTGCCACCATATTGAGCAAGACGCACCGCACGGTGCCGTATGCCCGGCTTCCGGTGGTGGCGTGGTTCTTTCTAATCGCGGCGCTGGTGACCTTGGTCGTCTCGCCCATTCGCCTCATCACTTTGGTGCAGCTGTCACTCCACCAGTGGAATGTTACTCCGCTATTCAAACTGCTCGAGCCCGACGGCATCGTGCGGTACCAGCACCTGTTCTGGGCCTATGTCGGTCCGGTAACTTATGCTACAATCCTGCCCGCCATTGGCATCACGCTGGCCATCCTGTCGGAGCAGAGCAGAACAACCGTATTCGCGCGCCGGGCCGTACTGATTGCGGGCCTTTTGCTCGGTCAGCTTAGCCTCGTGATGTGGGGACAGAACTTACTCGGCACGTCGTCACAGCCGGTCGCTCTGACCGGGAGCATGTTCGGCCTTCTGTCCGTGGCCCCCATGTCTGTGCTAATCTTGAGTTGGATCGTGATGTTGACGAGGGTGCACCCCTGGCGGCAGACATCGGTAGCGCTGATCTGGGCACAGACCACGCTCCTCATTCTCGGCGGTCTTGTCGGGGTAATTCTCGCAACCCCTGCTGTGGGACTGACTTTGGACAAGAGCTATACCGCCACCGCTCACCTTCACCTGGTAGTACTCGGCGGCGTGTTTCTATCGTTTGTGGCCGGGATGATGCAATGGTGGCCGGCCTGGGAGCAGTTCCGCCGGCCATCGCTTGCGGACCGGACCGTGGCGGTCGTCGTCTTTGTCGGCATCGGCGGCACCTACCTTCCGATGCTACTCAACGGCCTCGGCGGCTTGCCCAGCGCCCTCTGCATCTACCCTGTCCGGTACGAGACCATGCACAAGATATCGTCTATAGGTTCAATC
Protein-coding sequences here:
- a CDS encoding cbb3-type cytochrome c oxidase subunit I, which translates into the protein MTTTMEKSQSWVSSIDSRRIANLYLLTIIVFLLVSAIAAMAMQLELFDAPSCIINSQLFGRLITHHGLIMVFAVLLPLLPAVMGNLVLPSAIGASDLAYSRLNLIGWICHLSGAALVVAAIELGAYDGGWTMLMPPPAGSSAFQLLVAGLLLLCLSTGLMHFVIAATILSKTHRTVPYARLPVVAWFFLIAALVTLVVSPIRLITLVQLSLHQWNVTPLFKLLEPDGIVRYQHLFWAYVGPVTYATILPAIGITLAILSEQSRTTVFARRAVLIAGLLLGQLSLVMWGQNLLGTSSQPVALTGSMFGLLSVAPMSVLILSWIVMLTRVHPWRQTSVALIWAQTTLLILGGLVGVILATPAVGLTLDKSYTATAHLHLVVLGGVFLSFVAGMMQWWPAWEQFRRPSLADRTVAVVVFVGIGGTYLPMLLNGLGGLPSALCIYPVRYETMHKISSIGSIILLAGIVVLCVWWFRGIFRGRRHRAEAIPVAALAEPDFPTQ